The Eriocheir sinensis breed Jianghai 21 chromosome 4, ASM2467909v1, whole genome shotgun sequence genomic interval atatatatatatttacaacaaagagacggctcaaaggcaacaaaaagtgtgaaaaaagccccactactcaccgctcccacagcagacaagagtggccaaaagaggtcaatttcaggtggaggtgtcttgatacactcttcttgaaagaggtcaagtcataggttggaggaaagatagaagatgctggttaactcttgcataaggggtttggacagtatagggatgagctagagtggaaagtcgagtgcagcggtgccgcgggagggaggcaaccagtaagcaagttcagaagagcagtcaccatgaaaatatcgatagaagatagaaagagagggaacatggcggcgaaatttaagaggtagaagactgttagtaagaggaggagagctgatgagacgaagagcattagactccactttgtcaaggagagctgtgaaTGGagccccacacacgtgagatgcatactccatgtgagggcggacaaggcccttatatatggaaaacatctgtgcggggagaagaactggcggagacgatacagaacacccagcctcgaggaagatgatttagtaagattagagagagagagagagtttcttatGAACTTTTATGAAGAATTTAATAATATACATtagtttttactctctctcttttcgaACATTGAAACTCAAGTGACTAGAACGCCTATATTTCTTTATCGCAGTACCTCACTCGGCCATTGCATTACCCTAACGCGAAGCATCGTCTTATTCCCTTCAGGTAGTACATTTCCTGTTCCCGCCGGTGGTGATGTTCCGGCACGGAGCTAACGGCAGCGTGATCCAGAGATACGGAGGGAACATCAGGCTCGTCGAAGCAGTATCTCGTATGCTCAACTTTAGCGTGCACTTCATTGAGCCTCCTCCAGGTTAGTatgcgctttgtgtgtgtgtgtgtgtgtgtgtgtgtgtgtgtgtgtgtgtgttgatctacATGCAGCATTGAGTCAAGCTCGTAATATCTCGtaatcaatcatttttttataATGTACCTTTCAGATTATTGTTTGACTGTGTTCCTAacgcatttattttcttcttacctATTTTCAACTTCAAAGGGCTAAGCGAAAAACGTATGTGACGATTTCTATAACATTAGAGCATTTATTTCCTTGATTTCCTAACAGCTATGTTTAGCTTTGACACATTAATATGGCATATCATTCCAGTCATCAGTTGTACATATCTAATTTTATTACCTAACACCTTTAAAACATCTTTCAAAAGTTTTCGATTGTATTATCTTTATGTTAGCTTATGTTTAGGCAAAACagtaggcgatggctgagtggttagcgtgctgggccagcattcatcacgccatggacaacgttaattcgaatccccacggtgccacctgagatttttcagtcaccgccgagtggcctaagactacccacatgctgtcctgaagaccacccatcaacccgtattctagaagaaaccgtccaagtgaataacaaatgagttccggggggcaacctgagccaagcataactggcgccactttaaaaaaaAGTTGCCTAcgccataacgggcttgggccgaccaccaggcccatgaagaaagcctaccggcgctataggctgagatgtaaaaataaataagtaaataaataaataagttaattaaataattaataataatactaacacacacacacacacacacacacacacacacagaggtcgtTTGCATAGACAACCTTCGAGATCCTCAGCAAGACCTCTGACGTACTTCTACTTATTTCTCCTCAGAGGAGTTTAGTCCTCCGTGACAGTCCTGTATGGCTCCGCGTCCCCAGCCAGCATGGCATAACGATTCTCCTTTATATCCTCCAGTGTCTCCCTCTAATGCAACTCAGCTCAGAACTTGAACGCTCTCCAATGCAATCCACGGCAGCTTTGATAGTTTCATGCTTATAGTTATCCCACAACTCCTCTGAGGCTTCCAGAGTTCAAAGCACTTCAAACCGACAAGAAGAGTGCTTCCCAACAACCCCGTTCCCCCTTTCCAGTCACTTTTCACCTATGGACCCCTACAACGAAGTAGGTTACGGcttgtggttcctccgtgcctccAGTTTTCATTGTCACAATAGCGCGTACGCAACAGCCTCACCTACTAAAAAAAACAcgtggacctctctctctctctctctctctctctctctctctctctctctctgatatacacACATTTTTACTTCAACCTTATTAGCCTATCTACGTGTTTTTACTaatcccacacacacatatatatatatatatatatatatatatatatatatatatatatatatatatatatatatatatatatatatatatatatatcaataatgTTTTAGCGTAggagatgatgtgtgtgtgtgtgtgtgtctgatatataaacataaataaatgacaatctctctctctctctctctctctctctctctctctctctctctctctctctctctcacacacacacacacacacacacacacacacacacacacacacacacacttcaaccttATTAGCCTATCACCATATTTTTTTAATCAATTCCATAACTATATAAATTTTAATCTGCAATATTTTAATGTAGGAgacgatatgagagagagagagagagaccagtgcGGGACAGTATATAAACGTAAATGAAGAAGTATAACTAAGAGTAACACATAAGCTATTGATAGCTGAGCCctgaaaaaaatctctctctctcacacacacacacacacaccgtgttCCACGTTAAAATATtgctgagaaaaaaatatatttagttgTCTGGCTACCAAACCTTAAGAAatcttttattatattattattacacacacacacacacacacacacacacacacacacacacacacacacacacacacacacacacacacattattaattATTCCCTATTAGCCTATCTCCGCGTTCTTACTAATCTCACAgctatatctatttttttcgttACAGTATGTTAGCGTGGgacacgatgtgtgtgtgtgtgtgtgtgtgagagagagagagagagagagagagagatactctctggacagagtggagtctaaaggctcttcgtctcatcagctctccttctcttaccgatagttttctacctcttaaattccgctgccatatttgcctctctttctatcttctatcgatattttcatgctggctgctcttcagaacttgctaactgcatgcctccacccatCCCAGcaccactgcacacgactttctactcatgttcattcctatactttccaaaccctttatgcaagagttaaccagcatctccattcttttattcccttcatagtaaactctggaacagcattcttcgtctgcatttcctccgcctatgacttaacctctttcaagaagagtgtatcaagacacctctccacgaaattgacctctttgttggctactctttacttttatctttataGGGGcggcagtagcaggctttttaactctttgttgcccttgagccgtgtcctctgatgtaaaaaaaaatagtatgaatTTTATTTCGAGCCTAAATTAAGTCTAATGAatttaataataattaaaatctctatggaccccttaaaattcttccaaggactcctggttgggaaccactggactAGAGACTGggaaggcggtggttgagtggttaggcTAGTATCACAGATTCACGATCTTGGCTCTCGGCGCCTCCCAACGTCAGGTCACACGCCGACAGTCTTGGAAATTTTAAAATAATTGGCGCCCTCGACATCTGTCATCTGTCGGCAATAAACCACGGCCGTTCGATGTCCATatcaacaacgtcgtttcgacgcgGTCTATTTACGATGGTCGTCAAGTACGTCTGGCAGTGTGACATTTCTGACGCCAGGAGTAAAGCTCGTTAATGGATTACACTACTCTGAGCATACGGGCGCGTCGTCCAGGAACACGCGGGTTCGCGTCGCAGCCGCCGCCGCAAGCTGGGACTTTTCAGTCaacgccgagtggccaaagactattcatgctgttctgaagaccacctttTAGCCCGAACtatagattctctctaaaaaagagacaatatggcgccactataaatacttccCTGCGCCCTAGCgagcttgggccaaccaccaggctcCTCCAAGAAAGGTTAACGGTGCCTTAGGCATATCGTTTAAAAAATGCATTTTCTTGAGCACATGTCCAGTCCCTCATTTCTCAAGATAGCACCGACCAGTTGCATCGTAAGATTTTCTTGGACCTGATGCATAATCCCCAGCTTTGCTAAAAAAACAAGTCTGTGGTCGGTCGCAAAGATCTCAAGAAAATCCTCTTGTTCTGGAGGATCACCCAACGAGTATGTGGTCGATCTTTGCCAATCAGACAGCATTGATATACCAATTCAGCGGAGGCTCGCGTTTCTGGAACCAGGGCCAGCCAATCCACAGATTTCTTGAGTCAGCAATGTTCAGAAGGAAAGAACGGTTAACGTTTCTAGTGCTAGACCATGGGGACCAGCACATAACTCGtagccagctctctctctctctctctctctctctctctctctctctctctctctctctctctctctctctctatgttagcAGAAACGTTGAAGTTGCCCAAGACAATGGGTGTGTCACACAGGGGCATGGGGCATGAGTGGGTAGCGTGAGGCTCGGCGTCCAGGGAGGACGCGGGTTCTCGTTCCGCGCGTTGACACAAGTTAGGATtaccagtcaccgccgagtggcctaagactaccgtAACATAGTGTACCGAAGACTGTTGGCGGTAGTGAGTgtttatagatttacatagaaaatcagaccacacagaccccatggtccagacttggtggtctgtccttaaaactaagtgattttacattaatcagaagactccaaaacgttgcatttctactctagttgatattaagttgaaggaagtgacggtcgagcttatttttgaaggagtcaatcgtgttacactggaccactgatgatgggagcttattccattctcgcactacaacgttggtgaagaaaaatttggtgcagtctgaatttacttgtctacatctgagttttacgccattgttcctcgtgcgcaaagtgtcatcgatcataaacaatgttgatctgtctacattcgtgaaatcattaagtattttaaaacattcgatcagttttcctcaggcgacgttctcaagagaacatgttaagggtaagcctttcttcgtaggatttgttgcgcaaggaagggataattttcgttgcctgacgctgaacaccttctaatttagcaatatcctttgcatggtgggagaccaaaactgtaccgcatattccaagtggggtctgactaaactgttgtagagcggcagtatgtacatctttattcttaaataaaaagtttcttttaatgaagcccaacattctgttcgctttatttgctgcatcgatgcattgctgtgaaatttgagtttgacgcgattttgaccccaagtccttgacgcactgaacgcttttgagtttaacgccgcgcatttcgtaatcaaacttcttattctcgttccaacttgaaggacctggcacttgtctacgttaaagggcatctcccatcatctatccgaccaagctgaaattttgtgcaaatcctcttggaagctttgcctgtcttcgtcagtgaaaccgagttaccaatctttgtgtcgtctgcaaatttactaatgcggttattgagtcaacatcacgtcgttgatgtaaataatgaaaacactgggccaagaaccgagccctgagggacgccactagtgaccggcgccctctgagttaaatccgtcaatcactactctttgttgtctgttgctccagcaattcgcgatccattggtttacctgaccgtcaatacctatttgctttaatttgtaaagtaatttatgatgcgggactttatcaaacgctttctggaaatcaaaatagactacgtccagtgatttggttacgtcataaacagtgaagaggtcgttataaaaggttaatagatttgataggcaggatcttttgtttcggaacccatgttgtgagtccccaattaatgagtggctttcaaggtaactcacaattttgtctctaattatgcctcaagtagcttacctacaaccgaagttagactaatgggcctgtaattacctggtactttttgtgtcctttcttaaaaatcggtgtcacgttaaccttttttccaatctgaagggacaatgccttgtcgcaaggacatattgaatacggttgtgaggaggagagtatttcgctctttgtttctttcagcagagttggatatactttatcaggtccaggacttttatttgttttaagtgatttgagggctttaaggacttcatcgggttttatttcaaagttagacaatgcatgctcaggatttacgttagtactggtgttgagtggtggtggtgggaggactgttattattaaacaccgaggaaaagtaattatttaataggtttgcaacgtgttggctgtcagtcactagtgcaccgtcgctgtttgttaaaggtcaattccacttctgatcgcctttctgttgtttatgtaactgaagaaggatttcggattattttacagttggctgcaatattttcttcatatctacgctttgcctgatgcactaatctttttactcgtcgccttgcatcattgtaaagtcccctaataatgttttcaggcgtgctttggtctttctttaacctgtaaaacaattttctctccttgactgagtgtttaatttcgctattaaaccaaggtggactttattagtgttaattcgcttctcgcacaaggggacaaatgtgtcctgctggtgggtaagtgatttttaaagtttagctggcgtctctgcattgccgtcatctgatagttgcatatctattagttttcgtcagtTTCTACaagttggctctttgaaattgggcaccttaactttattttcagtcaccgatgtttgagctctaatgtcaacgcgcactagtttatgatcgcaggaaccaaggtgttctcctatcgtgacattactgactaggttatcttgggtcgctataacaaaggtcaagtatgttattttgtcgagttggttcagaaaccatttggcttagataattttcctctacaaattcgatcattctatgggactcaccttctgtacccgacagtgtcgcccagtcgatatggggaggttaaagtctcctagtatcagtgagtcNNNNNNNNNNNNNTATCTTGAcgcctactaatttcttgtaaaaggggttggctactgtccctggtaaggttgggcggtctgtaaagtactcttATGACACgattctccttcctacctattgtttctacccagagggattctgtattgatatcttccttgattgagttgttaatgacacacttaagattgttcctgacgaagagtgcgaccccaccccccttcctgcctattcgatcctggtggaataacttatacccttcaatctctaattctgggagaaagtgtctgtctgcagtgtttatccatgactttgtgatcgctatcatatcaaatttctctacgcacgcctttcccctcaataaatctatcttattcctaatacttctactgtttgtatagtacacatttagacctaccccttgccttaccctgcagccactattattattactacatttagtgttcccacttggtattgccatcttaggccccttcttacttaccctaaaaaaccctgcagggcccccaatccatgttcaagggcatcagacagGATCTGCaccccctcccatgaaaggtgaacTCCGTCCCTttggtataggtggttcttgccaaagaaactTCCAGGTgtcgacaaatgtccatccattggctttgcaataatctgccaacctgcagtttaatgcaatagccctggacagccaaatggcaccttggcagaaccccacacaccacaggaaccccgcctttgGACATAACTCTTCGAAGAGCCTTCATGTAGCGACGCAGAAGCTGCTCactacctaacctgcctatgtcgttccttcccacgctcaggcagacgatgggtttgactccctcgtCTGACATTCACGACTCTACCCTGTCGCTGACATCCCTAATCCCCGCCCCAGaaaaacacaccctggtcctacatggcctatctttagcacagaaggccctatctcacaacctgacctggctatccccaacaaccaaaatgttacctctgggcagggatttgtcatctccttcacctcctgctccttcactccctccctcagctcagagagagcctggaaggagttgcggcactACACCCACAAGATTGGTCCTCTTCAACCTTAAGCAGCTGCCATGGCTcttgactacctgccagcccccatcttgtgacgGTGTACTATGTACATCGCTTGTCTGGGGACCTGATGAATGAAGgactctattttccttcctcatggcctccacagtcctctccaactCTTCAATTCTCTCCAAGAGAGAGTTCACCAACTCAACTGTACCCTACCGGCCaagcctcctcccctcactgcaccACTGTAACTCATCCAACCAGACACGGTCAACCCAAGAGCTAGCCagagcacgtcctatcaccttgaggacctgaGGTGGTATTTAAGTTGTATTAAATTTAACTCCTCCAGGTAGTTGGGACACAACCTCTGTCAATGAGCTGGACCTTGCCACTAATGAGCAGCGGGTAGGGACACTGGCATAAAAGAAGCAGTCTATCTCTCTCCTACATGAGGAAAAGTGGGATCTCTTTATTGCTAATCAGTATACCATTGCATACCTTATACTACAGCAATGAAAtcaatcccttctccctttcctctactaactgaattatcaaaataaatcattaTTAAGCTGATGAGAAAATCATGAACACAAAATGCCACAAAAGTGTACATTCTTCAACACATAACCACTTTAATTTCAAATCTTGGCTTTTATTTATTCCAGATAACAGCAGACTTTCAAACATATGATCAATCAAAAACAATCACTTGCCTTATTCATCCCACTGGAAGTGACATGCCCATCGCAAAACTTTCCGCTGCTCAGCACACTTAAGTCCAGAGGCATGCTTTCTGGTCCTCAGCGACTCATACAGGATGTTGTCTTCTGCAAACCTTTGTCTGCAGGCCAACTCATATTCCTCAACAGTATAGTTGAACCTGATGATGAATTTTAATTGTCAATATTATGCTTCACTGCAACCAGTCAAGTAAAGTTGCATGTCAACTGgacagacacagaaaataatgACAAGTGGTATGTCTTTTCTGAAACAATACATAGTAATATAAACATTTTCATATTCAATTCAAAACctaggttaagaaagaaaaaaaatgaaatctgTGCAGATGACAAAAAATTCAGTGACAATACTTTAGAGGGAAATCTTACTGAACACAATTCCCTTCAATACTTTAGAGGGAAATCTTACTGAACACAATTCCCTTCTTTATTTGCATGAATTTTGGTGAATATTCACGGTACTCCCCACCAATAATAATGGATGAAAATGTTAACTTGTCATATCTTTTGATGTTTTGAATGAATCTTTTTTGTTCCAAATCCCCAGCTTTTGCCACTGGCCACTTACAGTGCCTCGGAAAGTATATATTGGTTTGCCAGAAAAATATACTTGTCCTGCAACTAAACCTAACCTGACCATATCTATCCTAACTAACCTGACATAACCCTAACCCCGAGTTACTGTGAAAAACCtgccataaaaagaaaaaaaaaatgtagacatTATATATAGCTGATTTACaagatgcatctctctctctctctctctctctctctctctctctctctctctctctctctctccccattatcTTACATGGAATGGGGATGAGACTAATTGGTCTTTAGTTTAAGGGATCACTGCAAGACCCTTTCTTATAGATGGGACACACATGAGACAATTTCCATAATTGTGGTAGAGTACCAGAGGACATGGATAGAttaaagaggtaagagaaagggtaGACTAACTTGAGGCATATTCCTTTAAAACTCTAGGATGAAGACGGTCAGGCCCCATTGCGCTATCTACTTTTAGGGCCCCTCAATTGGAGTTCAACTGTTGTGCcattcatgggcactcttttatttaattatgtaggttcattatacctcaaagtagaattaattgttgatcatttaaaccacagagtaaaattagtagtttattcacccagtcttatgaGGCatcattatcgcacacaggatcatcacctgcccAAGTAAAATAGGTAACACGActttaagaaagttacttgaggtaattattgttcAGAGATTCtaatggtgaactaagggtcataggacagggtccactaaTTAGAGGTTTGCTTACGTAttttacatcactaattacatttgtaaataccatgaatacaggttaacattaacaccttaaactaacatgcacacatggcaataagtagcaccaacataataacagtttccacccacacggggaaacacagactccaccattccacaccttaattaagtcctaactaaaactagtgagtgtttgcgcttatccattgttacccctgagaacgacacacataccacccttttggccttctccttcttcttcttcttcttcttcgtgggtgttttatggggctagttaggctgtgggcccacagcctctagagccccgtcagtccTTCCACAGGCAGCTTCCAgaacgcagcttcaaaagtgtttgctctcttgctcttgctgtacaggtgacccgttggagagtcaggcctagtagtagtagtcggtcgggagttttgcctttgtaacggcactccctgatgtgtctactgtctgggtctattattttcctttttctttcattcttttttctcttattgtccaaaacttgtgtactgttgttttcgtttgttcggtgtgttcattttcaaataaaatttttccaatggtgtcgtcctcttcttcctcgtaaggctGTTGCAGCCTCACGCACTTTGCTCTTTCCTCTGCAtaggccgggcaccagagcaggaagtgtcgcaggtcttcgttttcagcttcacacatgtcacacttggtttcctcttgccggtgtctgtttctgtcttttagttgcatgttgtttgtcctgcatctgaatagcacttctgaggcttggttgttggtgtatacctcctcttgtcctcccaactcctgtctccattttctatatatcttaaggcttgctttctcattcatttgcctcttccactctcttgtatccacctctctcattctctgctttatactctcctttgtctcattcctcacactcacactcagtccctctgttgctcttagttcattcaacaaatctttcacccacctactttgtctcttctctatcatctcctctcccacccttctcaccaaatcgtttccttccacaagaacataccttaagtacttccactgtccctcccttatcctgtttttaacactggagcttcctatcTCACCCCTGAGTActgcttcctgtgcatacattggtgccctcaaaatcttcctgtacaccccattctctatcctctgcaacttttttatgtctgtctttgtgatgtttattatatttaccccatacaggatggatggcagtgcaacatttttccaataTGTCTTTCCTATAAACATTCTTGAACAGCTCTTTTCAATTacattgtatgtcatatttgctagccttctcgctttcctgaacatttcttccttttgcatttgaaaacagttcctcttgtcattgactattattcctaaatatttaattctatccccaacactaatgccccctatattttctggtttgttttccatattaaaaatgataatattgcttttctgctt includes:
- the LOC127008067 gene encoding uncharacterized protein LOC127008067; this translates as METIAKEYGLKVNKQKSNIIIFNMENKPENIGGISVGDRIKYLGIIVNDKRNCFQMQKEEMFRKARRLANMTYNVIEKSCSRMFIGKTYWKNVALPSILYGVNIINITKTDIKKLQRIENGVYRKILRAPMYAQEAVLRGEIGSSSVKNRIREGQWKYLRYVLVEGNDLVRRVGEEMIEKRQSRWVKDLLNELRATEGLSVSVRNETKESIKQRMREVDTREWKRQMNEKASLKIYRKWRQELGGQEEVYTNNQASEVLFRCRTNNMQLKDRNRHRQEETKCDMCEAENEDLRHFLLWCPAYAEERAKCVRLQQPYEEEEDDTIGKILFENEHTEQTKTTVHKFWTIREKRMKEKGK